The following proteins come from a genomic window of Phacochoerus africanus isolate WHEZ1 chromosome 9, ROS_Pafr_v1, whole genome shotgun sequence:
- the LOC125136195 gene encoding zinc finger protein 3-like codes for MDPRQKVSNIYNGNTLQIPGYEKASQYEDQLERHEDRPAEERRYKCTECGKKFAQSSGLVRHRRIHTGEKPYKCDHCGKAFSVRSTLTVHERIHTGEKPYTCNECRKAFSVRAHLIIHQRIHNGEKPYECNECGKAFSVSSDLIKHQRIHSGEKPYECDECGKAFSVSSALIKHQRIHTGEKPYECKECGKAFYVNSALINHQRIHSGEKPYKCGECRKAFSQISTLIHHQRIHTGEKPYECDECGKAFRGSSNLTKHQKIHAKGKCHQ; via the coding sequence ATGGACCCACGCCAGAAGGTCTCCAACATATATAATGGCAATACTTTACAGATTCCTGGGTATGAAAAAGCTTCTCAGTATGAGGACCAGTTGGAAAGGCATGAGGACAGGCCTGCAGAAGAAAGACGGTATAAATGCACTGAATGTGGAAAGAAGTTTGCACAGAGCTCAGGCCTTGTTCGACATCGGAGaatccacactggagagaaaccctacaaGTGTGATCACTGTGGAAAAGCCTTCAGTGTGCGCTCAACCCTCACTGTGCATGAAAGAATCCACACCGGTGAGAAACCCTATACTTGTAATGAGTGTAGGAAAGCATTCAGTGTGAGGGCGCACCTGATTATACATCAGAGAATCCACaatggagagaaaccctatgaatgtaacgAATGTGGCAAAGCATTTAGTGTAAGCTCAGACCTCATCAAACATCAGAGGATCCACTCTGGTGAAAAACCTTATGAGTGTGATGAGTGTGGAAAAGCCTTCAGTGTGAGCTCAGCCCTCATCAAACATCAGAGAATCCACACAGGAGAGAAGCCATATGAGTGTAAGGAGTGTGGGAAGGCCTTCTATGTGAACTCAGCCCTTATTAATCACCAGAGGATTCATTCTGGAGAAAAGCCCTATAAATGTGGAGAATGCAGGAAAGCATTCAGCCAGATCTCAACCCTTATCCATCATCAGAGAAtccatactggagagaaaccataCGAGTGTGATGAATGTGGGAAAGCATTCCGAGGGAGCTCTAATCTTACTAAACACCAGAAAATACATGCCAAAGGAAAGTGTCATCAGTGA
- the ZKSCAN8 gene encoding zinc finger protein with KRAB and SCAN domains 8, which produces MAAEARKSLAPSPPDQAPEEDLVIVKVEEDHGWDQESSLHKNNPPGQELFRLRFRKLCYQETLGPREALIQLRALCHQWLRPDLNTKEQILELLVLEQFLTILPEELQTLVKEHQLENGEEVVTLLEDLERQIDILGRPVPARARGHKVLWEEVVHSESAAEPPDTQLQPVATQHKSPVLQGPQDRAISASQSPTPSQKGSSGDQEMTATLLTAGFQTLEKIEDMAVSLIREEWLLDPSQKDLSRDNRPETYRNMFSLGAETRNENRELASKQVISTGIQPHGETAAKCNGDVIGGLEHGEACDLLGTLERQRGNPTQERRHKCDECGKSFAQSSGLVRHWRIHTGEKPYQCNVCGKAFSYRSALLSHQDIHNKVKRYHCKECGKAFSQNTGLILHQRIHTGEKPYQCNQCGKAFSQSAGLILHQRIHSGERPYECNECGKAFSHSSHLIGHQRIHTGEKPYECDECGKTFRRSSHLIGHQRSHTGEKPYKCNECGRAFSQKSGLIEHQRIHTGERPYKCKECGKAFNGNTGLIQHLRIHTGEKPYQCNECGKAFIQRSSLIRHQRIHSGEKSESTGV; this is translated from the exons ATGGCTGCAGAAGCAAGAAAGTCTTTAGCCCCATCCCCACCAGACCAGGCTCCTGAAGAGGACCTTGTAATTGTCAAGGTAGAGGAAGATCATGGTTGGGACCAAGAATCAAGTCTACATAAAAATAACCCTCCTGGCCAAGAGCTCTTCCGACTGCGCTTCAGAAAGTTATGCTACCAAGAGACGCTAGGACCCCGAGAAGCTCTGATCCAACTCCGGGCACTTTGCCATCAGTGGCTGAGGCCAGATTTGAACACCAAGGAGCAGATCCTGGAGCTGCTGGTGCTGGAGCAATTCTTGACCATCCTGCCTGAGGAGCTTCAAACTCTGGTTAAGGAACATCAGCTTGAGAACGGAGAGGAGGTGGTGACCCTATTGGAGGATTTAGAGAGGCAGATTGATATACTAGGACGGCCA GTGCCGGCTCGTGCACGTGGGCATAAGGTACTCTGGGAGGAGGTAGTGCATTCAGAATCTGCAGCAGAGCCTCCAGATACTCAGCTCCAACCTGTAGCAACGCAGCACAAGTCTCCAGTGCTCCAAGGGCCACAAGACAGAG cCATATCTGCTTCACAGAGTCCTACCCCTTCCCAGAAAGGAAGTTCTGGAGACCAGGAGATGACAGCTACACTTCTTACAGCAGGATTCCAG ACTTTGGAGAAGATTGAAGACATGGCTGTGTCCCTAATTCGAGAGGAATGGCTTCTTGATCCATCACAGAAGGATCTGAGTAGAGATAACAGGCCAGAGACTTACAGAAATATGTTCTCCCTGG gtgCTGAGACCAGGAATGAGAACAGGGAATTAGCTTCGAAACAGGTAATATCTACTGGAATCCAACCACATGGAGAGACAGCTGCCAAATGCAACGGGGATGTTATCGGGGGTCTTGAGCATGGAGAAGCCTGTGACCTTCTGGGCACATTAGAGAGGCAGCGGGGAAATCCCACCCAAGAGAGACGACATAAATGTGATGAATGTGGGAAGAGCTTTGCTCAGAGTTCAGGCCTTGTTCGCCACTGGAGAatccacactggggagaaaccCTATCAGTGTAACGTGTGTGGTAAAGCCTTCAGTTACAGGTCAGCCCTTCTTTCCCACCAGGATATCCACAACAAAGTAAAACGCTACCACTGTAAGGAGTGTGGTAAAGCCTTCAGTCAAAATACAGGCCTGATCCTGCACCAGAGAATCCATACAGGGGAGAAGCCGTATCAGTGCAATCAgtgtgggaaggctttcagtcaGAGTGCAGGCCTTATTCTGCACCAGAGAATCCACAGTGGGGAGAGACCCTATGAATGTAATGagtgtgggaaagctttcagtcaTAGCTCACACCTCATTGGACATCAGAGaatccacactggggagaagcctTATGAGTGTGATGAGTGTGGGAAAACCTTCAGGCGGAGCTCACATCTTATCGGCCATCAGAGAAGCCACACTGGGGAGAAACCCTACAAATGCAATGAGTGTGGGAGGGCCTTCAGTCAGAAGTCAGGCCTTATTGAACATCAGAGAATCCACACTGGAGAAAGACCCTATAAGTGTAAAGAATGCGGGAAAGCTTTCAATGGGAacactggcctcattcagcatcTGAGAATTCACACAGGGGAGAAACCCTATCAGTGTAAtgagtgtgggaaagcctttattcAGAGGTCAAGTCTCATTCGACATCAGAGAATCCACAGTGGAGAAAAATCTGAATCCACGggagtttag